AGTCAAGTCTTGGTTAGTTTGGCAGATGCACTTATTCTTTTCTAGTGTAAAAAATTGTAACGAAACTTTCTTATGCGGTAATCGTACATTTATTAAGAATAGGAAAAATTAGAGCTAAAGCTAATTTGAGGATCAACATGAGTAACAGTAAGCATTCTGATATAGAAATAGAAATTTTACTTTTTGGAAAATGGCGTTTTGATAGATCCTCTGAAAAAGTTACTATTGAATTTAAAGATGATATGACTTATGAGCAAACTACGGTTCAAACATTGCTTTTCTCTAAACCTAAAGAACTTATAACAGGCAATAAATTTACTGGGGTATGGTACGTAAGTCAAAAAAAATTGTATTTAAATGTTAAAACTATGCCAAAATCCTTTTTGAACTTAAGGATACCACTAGTTTTTAAGATATCCATTGCAGATATGATAGCTACTTTAAGTTCGGTACTTATGGTAGAAAATTATGAAGTTATGAGAATTAATAGTTCTAAATTTTTAATTAAGGATAAAGAACAGTCAATCCTTGGAACAAAAATAAATAATATTAATATTAGAAAATAACTTTATTTTGTTACTCTGGAGATGGGTACGACGGGCTTAAATACGTTATTGATGATAAAATTAACTCTCAACTAAAATGCAATGACGGGCGGTAACATTTCTAAAACCGTAATGCTCAAATCAGGAAACTCTAAAGGTGAAATAGTCGCGTCTTCTGCCAAAATAATTTCACTTTGATAGCCATCCTGAGTTGGTTCTCGAAAGACGTGCAATTGACGACTAACCACATCTAACACCCAATAATCTGTAATTTCCGCTTGCGAGTAGGCTTTAGCTTTGATTTCGCAGTCTAGTTTCAGGCTACTATCTGCTACTTCAATAATCAGATAAACTTCTTTTGGAGTGGGATGGTGGTCTGCGTAGTCT
The Nostoc punctiforme PCC 73102 genome window above contains:
- a CDS encoding Uma2 family endonuclease, which codes for MQNTETTLRLRLWTVEEYHRMAKAGIFGADERVELLEGKIIWMIAKGTAHRSAVGRTDRLLQNSLRNRAWVCIQDPVKLNARSEPEPDIAVVKIDPLDYADHHPTPKEVYLIIEVADSSLKLDCEIKAKAYSQAEITDYWVLDVVSRQLHVFREPTQDGYQSEIILAEDATISPLEFPDLSITVLEMLPPVIAF